Within the Rosa rugosa chromosome 2, drRosRugo1.1, whole genome shotgun sequence genome, the region ctcaatCTCCACCTCACTGCACAGTGCAAGAAGAAACTCAATTGACAACTCCATCGCAAAAGGACTCACTGTTCCAGAGCCCCACAGTCTGCATGCTCACAgtcgaagaaatggaaaaacaaccTGTCATGTTTCAGATAGTAAAAAGTCCTGTAGCTGCACGTGGCCTTCCACTTTGTACGTTGAGCCCagagaaagaggagaagacACCAGAGGAGAACAAAAAAGGAGAGTTAACAATGCGCCTTACAGAGCAACATTCTGGTGAAACTGTATCATCAATGGGTCTCTACTCTTACGTTGTGAGATTAAAGAATAGGAGAAGAATACAGAAAAAGGACAACATTTACTGGTGGGGGGATGTGAAAGCAAAAcgaaagaagaaagcaaaggagattgaagagagattgaaagaggctgaaaagaaagaaaaagaacaaaaagaaaaggagatgaAGGCCTCACTGCCAGATGCTGAACGTAAAAGGCTAGAACAGATGGTAGCACAACAGAAGTTGGACGATGTACCAGAGGATGTTCGGGAAGCAATAAGACAGATGGACGCTGCAGAAAATGCACAAATCAATAAAGAGCAAGAAGAGAAGCAGCTACCTCCTGAGGTCGTAGACTGGGAGGAGAGCAAAGTATACAAATTTATGGACCAGGACACCAAGAGGAGAGTCCAGAAATACTggcaaaatgcaccatcagggtaatactttaattaagtcaaaattctattttaaacttattgtcactggccaagtaactgtttatgtaactatcaaagtaactggccaagacgaaagttctattttaaacttattgtcactggccaagtcactgtccatgtaactgacaaagtaactggccaagtaaagTCGCTGGCCAAGTCATTGTCCATGTAACTGTGGAAGTAACTGGCCAGGCCAAGTCATTGGCCATGTGATTGTTAAATAAACGACATCACTATCTATGTTACTTACACTATTCATTCTTTGCAGAGTATACTTCTGGGATGGAAGACAGTATGGAGCACAAGTTTCAAGACAGGATTTAAAAGACATGATCATGGACGAACCGATAGCAAGCAATTGCATCGAATGTTATGGAATTCTCTTGACTGATCAGCTGTTGGAGAAAGAATCACAAGGCTTGGATGTCCCAACTTTTATGAATCCCTTGTGCTGGGTAAGTAGTGGAACGATTATCAATCTACAATCAAAGCAAATGATTCTTAATTGATAATaacttgtcttctttttttcttacaaacagaattctgcagaaaatttgacGGTGTATTATGTACATCTGTACCTATGCGAACCACTGTTCCAGAATCTGGCAAGATCCAACTATATATTGTTCCCAATCTCACATGAATCAGGATTTCATCATACACTGCTCATTTTTGACAAGGAATTAAAGAACTGGTCCCACTGTGATTCAAAAAGACCGAAAAAATCATCAACtggaaaatcctttaaaaatgtACAAAAAATGGTATGGAACACTTTCGTCAtactaatttcatatatttaatttaagcaGAAAGCATATTATTGATTATGTTGCGATGTTGGAAATGCAGGTTGACATGGTAGAACTTTGGATGACAGCAGTAAAAGAACAAGCCGATGACATGCTGGAACAGGGATGCagaatgaaatttgatgaaaagaacagttcagaagaagaactgaaaatgATGGAAGTTCCATTGATTGAAACCGAGAGAGAAAGCATAAAGTGGATCAAGAATAACTATAAAACAAAAATGGCAGTGACAGAACTCAAAGACAACCCTCAGCAAGGAGAAGATTCGTAAGTACACAGCTCTTTAAAAATGTCAATATAATCATTATAAAGTTCAAattcatttacttcaatttttatatgatgAACAGATTGGATTGCGGACTTTTTGTAATGTACACAATGGAGAAAATTTCGAAAAAAGGGAGAATTCCAAAGAAGCTCACAAAGGATGATATTTTGAAGTTTAGAGCTCATGTTGTAAAGTCATTTGCAGAAAGTAGGCACAGCTGGAACTCAACACATGAAGAATCGTAGAAATTTGTTTAGGGAATAGGATAGGTTATATAGTTTTTTCGAATTGATTCATCATATATATCATCCATTCATTTGTTCAAtcggaatttcaattttttaatattttcttgcaGATATTGCTTCAGTATATAAAAGTTTGTTTGATATGATCTTCTGAAACGAATTCATGTACTTAGGTACCTTTTAAAGTAAGTAACTGGCTAAGTTACAGAGACACTGATAGTCACTGGAAATGGCAACCTGTATGTCatagaccaagtcactggtcaagtcactgtacGTCTCAAGTAACTGGCAAAGTCACTAACAACGTAACTGCCCAAGTAACTAGCCTAGACACTAAACGAGTCAATCAATAAGTCTACAGATCTTATAGCAAGACACTGAACAAGTAATCAGCCATGATTTGgcaaaaataattgtaaaaggtaatgtcatgagccaatacataaagcaagtaactgtaaaaaaattcatgtccttatgtagcctataaagtaactggccaagtcactggcaaagtaactgtaaaaaaattcatgtccttatgcaccctataaagtaactggccaagtcactggcaaagtaactgacaaagtcactcactagcaaaagacaagacattaccaaactgatctttttatttttaaatgcagcgtgccgctgcaccgcaactgcagcgttccgctgcacaacaacaaacaaagtttaagtttcaattaaaaatctgtaaaagctaatgtcatgaaccaatacataaagcaagtaactgtaaaaaaaattcatgtccttatgtaccctataaagtaactggccaagtcactggccaagtaactttaAAAACTAATGTCATGAGCCAATAAATAGAACAAGTACAAGTACCTGTAAAAATTAAagtcactgcttatgtcacttTCTATGTTTGAAATTACCTATCTAACCATTCAACTACAAGTAAACTGCCAGTGGCAGTTATCTAACCCGAGCGCGACTATTTCTCTTGGTTCATtttcacaatttcaaaactcaGAGAAACTTTATACGATTTTTGCCCTAAACTCACAGAAACTgctcaaagattttctctccggCTAAAACAGCGGACAACGACTGCTTTCCTCCACCGTAAACGGTGGGTAAGCAAGAGTGATTCACCGACTAAGCcccaaattctagggttctacAAATTTACCGAAAATTTACCGGTaacttcctcctccttctttcatataatttcgatttgaatagcttgcgttttgtttgaattagaaaagacatatttcaattacatgtggagtctcatcagaaaatgaatttgcatgcaacatttgtttgaattacatgtggaatcTGATGAGAAAATGGTGAGACTTGTTTAAATTACATGCGGAATCTAatgagagaaaatgatgatttctgtttgaattacatgtggaatttgatgacaaaatgaatttccatgttagttttgtttgaattacatgtgggatGATGCGAGAAAATTTCAGCATTTTGTCATTGTTCAATGTCTTTGTCACTGCCCATGTCGCTGCACTGGTCACTGGctatggtcatgtaactggtcatgtaactggtcatgtaactggtcatgtcactatCATAAACATGTGCATAAATATGTCACTGGTTAAGTAACTGTCAAAAATAACTATTGAATTCTAATTTTCTTAACTGTTTACaggatttttttaaaaaagttcgaggaatggaccaactaaaaagaaaacaaagtaaggAATCTGGAGAAGAACAATCTGAAGGACAAAGTCCAGAAGAAACAATTGCAGAAAAGTTGAAAGTGATAAAATGGAAGAAactgaaagagagaaaaaagcgaaagcagaaaactgaagatgaagaagaatcaagtgaagatgaggaaggaacaactggagatgaagaagaatctgatgaagaacaagtccgGCGTAACAAGACGAAGaaggataaaaagaagaaaactggaaagcagaaaagaagaaaaccggaaggaactgaagatgaagaacaatctaatgaagaacaagtccgcagtaagaagaagaataagattaaaaaggagaaaagaagaaaaagggaagaaaatgaagatgaagaagaagttcgtgcaaagaagaagaagaaaatggataaaaggaagaccaaaaaagagagtacaaagaagaaggaagaaactgacgaggaagaagatacaaaggatgatgaagaggaaaaaatcccagggaaaaggaaaagatatgTAAAAGAGGGTTATGTGCAGTATCGCTGCACAATGCttgcttttctgaaaacaattgcagaaaacaaaaataacctgACTGAAGGTACtttagagctgctgcagaaaacACCCTTTGCAACGCTGATAGATGCATTCCATGGAGgttcaattaaagaaaaggatGCAAAGAAATCAGATGATTTAATCACACTTCTGCTACAAGCATACAACAGTGACACAGACCTTTTTGTGTTTGGGAACAGGAAATTCAGAATGTCAACAagtgatatatctatgattTTAGGAGTGCCGGCATCCGGGTTATCAGTACCAAAGACCAAAGAAGGGGCATACAAATCTGAGTTCGTGACTAAATACTTTGACAAAAAGCAGAGGATCAACAAGGCGGCTGCAGAGGAAGCTTTGAAGAAGGCATTGGCAGAAACTCCAGAAACAGGGGATGAAAAAACGAAACGGGACAGAAATGTTGCCGTATTAGTACTCTTGAACCTTTTCATCAAACTCCTGTTCCCAAACTCTGGAGGAACAATATCTTGGGACTATATAAGAGTATGTGAAGAGGTGGAAAGTCTGGGAAAATATAGCTGGGCAAAGGAAGTTGGCGATTTccttaaaaaatcaattaaacgaAAGGCAAAAGAATCCCAAAACATGGCAGGTTGCGTGATATTGGTGATGGTAAATTCCCGTAACTTGTTAATAATTTGTTTATGCATGATTTTGCTGTCGTATGCTGTTGTAACTACAAAAACTAGATCAGTGTCATGTCACTGTTAAGGTCACTGGACAGGTAACTGGCTAGGTCACTGTTAATGTTACTGTCAAGTTTttgtcactgacaatgtcactgttGTATTTGCATGTGTCATTGGTTATGTTTGTGATATTCATATGGGTAAGCAGCTGTTTGAAAAATAACTaactagttttctatttttattttttattttccaaacagtATTGGTTTTTCCACAAGACGGGAGTAGTGCCGCCAATCTCTAGAAGAGAAACCGAAAAACACGGAATAAGAAAGTGGCAATTAAAGACCCTGATAGAAAAAAAAGGGGATTTCAACACCATGGGAAAGTTGAAGGTATGTTAATTTGATGTAGATAAACTAGGTCAATGGTCTTGTCACTGGGTCTTGTCACTTGCTCAGTGACCTGGTCTTGGTCaggtcactgaccaagtcattGACTATGTAACTGCTCATGTTATTGTTATATTTTCATGTCACAGTGCATGTATCTTTGCATGTCTatgattgtgttgttgttttttttctgtcactgacaacttttgtaattttgtttcagaaaatctttgataaagttaaagaagatgcagaggaagaagattctGAGTCTAATACAGACacagaaagtaaagaaaaaaagaatgatgGGCAAgaagatattgttgaaaatagaaCCAGTGGAAACATTAAGGATGAGAAGATGGAGACAGAGATAGGGAAGACCAATGAAGAGAAGAACGAATTACAGAGAAAGCTGGAGGGAAAGGAAGAAGAGCTAAGTGctttgaaaaaagaagttgaggagaaagaaaaggaaattggcagaataaaagaagagaatgaggatgtgttattggaaaatgaggtgctgaaaattgagaaagccTCACTAATTAACAGAGTGAAGCACTTGGAGGGCATAGTGATGGCACTAACTGAGAAGTTTGAGTCGCCAATAGCACGTCCAGGTGATGACAACGACTCAACTCCTCCTCCCCCACCACCTAGTTTCCCTCCGCCAAAACCAAAGGCCCCTCAGGACAAGACAACTGACAGCAAGCactccaaaaacacaaaatctcaaGGTGGTAGTCAGGGAACTCAATCACAACCTGCCTGCTCCACAGCAAGCGCATCTGAGATGGCATCTGCAGCACCTCACTCAAACGACCAAGGACATCAGTCACCACTTCAATGCCTTGCCCAAGAAGCTGCACAGATTCATTCACCAACCTCTCCTGAGGTTAAATTGAGAATGACGGAAGATGCTTGCACACCGAATACTGCTTGGGTTAATGCATTGTTTGTGTTTCCACCTCCGGGCGTGTTTCAAACTCCACCTCCAAGAAAAGTCAGTTTGGAAGATATGCAAGCAGAGCCAAACAAGTATCAGATCATTATATCACCAGAGGTTCAGCCTGTTTTTGACGTCGAACCAGTCAATTACATTTCTCCTACAGAACAGATGACAAGAGCTGAGTTCATCAAGCCAATTTTAGAGGAGATATCAGGGCAGGACTCAGAATCTATTGGCCTCTATTGTTATATGGTTAGGacgaagagaaaggagagagtacAAAAAACACATCATATTTTCTGGTGGGACGAGGTGAAAGAGCAAAGGCAGAGGGCGAAAATGACCAGAATCACAgcacaggaaaagaaaaaaggacagaCAGCTGAACAGAAGCCACAGGAGGAAGTGATACATGATTTGACGATTAATGTGGATGATGaggaacaaacagaaaaaaaaaacaaaattgaagtgATAGATTGGCAAAAACGACAACTGTACAACCTACTTGACAGCCCAACTAAAAGCAAACTAGAGAAGTACTGGAACAAGGCAGAACAAAGGTAATGTTTCATGTTACAGCTCACAAGATAGTGACTTAACTTGCCATGTAGCTGTCTGagtcactggacaagtcactgtccagatcatggcaattgccatgtagctggcctagtcactggtcaagtcactgtccaaatcatggcaattgccatgtagctggccaagtcactgtccagatcatggcaattgccatgtagctggcctagtcactgtccagatcatggcaattgccatgtagctggctaaGTCACTGATCAactcactgtccagatcatggcaattgccatgtagctggccaagtcactgtccagatcattggCAAGTGAAAAGTAACTGGCTAAGTCACAGGACTAACAACGTTCTATGTTATGCAGCGTATTATTCTGGGAGGGAAAAGAGCCTGGAAGCGAAATCACAAGGGCAGATGTCAAAATGTTCATAAGCGATCAATCAATAGCAAACAACTGGATTGATTGCTATGGGGAAATGTTGAAGGATGAACTGCAAAACGAAAGTTCACAAAGTTTGGGAAGATCTGCTTTTATGCATAGCATGTGTTGGGTAAGTATGACGAGCACTTTCTCATAAACATTGAATCCttatctctcattctttgtttatttataactcgttctatgtatttctttctttctttttttaaatagtattcgacaatacatttaactgtgagaaacctccatcaatacttgtgtgagccgctgttccaaaacatgggaaaatgcagcatgcttttcttcccaattacccataatgaagaatttcaccacacgctcttggtctttgacaaggacataccgcaatggctgcattttgattcaatgaaaccaagaagagcaggaacaggggagtgctttaaaagtataaaaaaattggtaagaaacttcttactgaccatgtaacttaccatGTAACTATCACTCACTAATCTGTTAAAAACTACAGGTTGAAATGGTCGAGCTGTGGATGAGAGCAGTGAAAGATCAAGCAGATGATATGCTGTAGCAAGGCTGCCGAATGAAATTTGACAAGAGTCAAAGcactcacacaaaattaaagatGGTTGAAAGTATTTTGAGCGATGACGAAATAAGAACAATAAGCTGGATAAAGGAAAATTATGATGGTGGAAGGATCCCTTTGAACCATGCCAGAATCTGCCCCCAACAAGACCAAGGATCGTAAGTCtatattcaaaaatttaaaatgataactttactgttactaagtttggtcaaaatcattaacttgaaatttttaattgtcaacagattagattgcggaccttttgtaatgtattacatggacagaatggcaaaagaggagaagctgccaaacaaagtcaccaaagctcagatgatgaagttcaaagctcaaatattcaaaaaatttgcagaacataagcagagctggaactcagcaaattaagaattttagaaatttgtttgtttagtttagaatttcagaaatttgtttgtttagttcagcAAATATACTTGTATGGATCTTTTTATTCAAGTTTAATGCATCTTCTGAATTCATAGGGcaagtcactgactatgtaaatatgaaggacgcatataattgaaagtgtcattgttaaattcactactgcccattatgtaactgcttaagtcactggccaagtaaaaagaaaactgaatgtcagtggccaagtcactaggcaagttactgtaaaactcaagtaactgaccaagtcactgataatgtagctgactatgtaactgaccatgtaacttacaatatatgtaactgaccatgtaactgaacatgtaactaagcatgtagctgaatatgtaactggacaaaaaacattaaaactataagtcactagagaagtcacagccaaaatgatattcctatttcagtttgcagcgtgccgctgcaccgcaacggcagcgttccgctgccaattaataaaccaaagttgttgtagctacttcattttttaattttcattaatatttgcagcgttccgctgccaatGACCAAATCTATATGCAGTAATCCAACTACAAGTCATAGAACAAGTCACCGACAAGAtaactaaaaactaatgtcaatggacaagtcaattagtttacaaatggttatgtcactgtacatgtaactattaaaacctgtagacacaaagaatactgaaggatttataaaagaagaaagcagaaaaactgtctcatagtcaaaaaaaaaaattccaatgagtaagcaccttacaagcacttcttatcatttattgaaaaaaatgaaaaatcaaaacaaatattcaaactgtattggagtcacttgctatgtcacttgccatgtcactgttaaaggcatgtaggcagaattgaacctatatcggagctgtacaactctttctgttgtgaccatcacattttccacacctaccacacttgatcaccctggttttctcgctcctttttctgaacctcttctttctagGCCTTCCCGGTGGTCTTCTAGTCAAAGGCGGCTGCAAGATCACAGCATCTCTACCAAAATCATGCACTTGCTTCGAAATAGAGGGAAGAGGATTAATTGGGAAAGAATAAGTTTCTCGATATTTATCCACCTTGTACAGCTTATTGACATACAAATACGGGGAAGAACCATGTTGTTGGATCACTACAAGTGCATGGGAACATGGGAAGCCATACAGCTGCCATTCTCCACACGAACAAAACTGAGTTTCCAAATTTACCATGCTATTGTACTTCTGGCAGTGAACTTCATACACATAGGTATCAGACCTGCTCACTCTCCAATGCCTTCCGACTTCCAAATTGTCCTTCAGCTTCTTTTCAATCACTGGGCACAACTCAGACAACCATTCATGAGCATCCTGCTTCCGAGCAGCAATTGAAGCCATGGACTTCACTCTAATGCCATCATTAATATCAAGAATAGGAAGACTCTTCAAAGGAAACacccaattattgaaagactcagccaagttatttgtcatttcaccaaatctttcaccattaaagtaagccatacaccagttctccttgggaagatcctccagaaattgagcaactatgtcaccgccttcactcctcaagatttccatgttgaactcatacatctccggtgtgcgagaataagcacaacacataaacaagtaaggaattcgatccttgaggtaagatccagctggaaatttgtcagaaaggttagacatcaggtgtctaaaacaaaacccatgtggattattaggaaacactctagggaaagcactaacaagcccaacatgacgatcagaaatgaatgtcaccctcctcatagggtgttttgcaaactcttcagccaaaacctcaagaaaaaatctccaattactctcattttcagaatccacaatagcataagcaactggatacaagcctgaacagaaaaacaaaataatgtcaCTGCCATGTAACTGttaatgtcactgaccatgtcgctgacataactgcaaattacttgacagtgacatggccagagacatgtcattcaaatcacagaacatttaggtcattggacatgtaactgtcaatgaacatgtaagtgaccatgtcagtagctatgtaactaaccatgtcacttacattacaaaaaaaaaaaaacaagacatggcagcaaatagaaaacaagaaaaataaaaaactacaagtaatgaaggagattcaaccttgattggcatcctttgccgatgcagcaataatctgccccttgtacttgttggtgatgaatgtagcatcaatgaaaagaataggtctacaagattgaaaacccttcatccatgcaccatagctcacaaacatacgctgaaacctgtgtgtttctcgatgaaactcaaccactatcctagagtcggggtttgacttcataacagacttactgaaccaaagtagctgagcataagactcagcttcatcaccatgtagggctgtttttgccaactctgtaccataccaaactgtacgataagcaacatccaaaccataatcactcttgatctcatcagctatatcaattggctttttgtttggattggcacgaatcttatcaagcacaatagacttgacaaccttggatcccatcATCTTACTCTTCTGCAAACGAATCACACCATGACAAGTGTGAACATTAACCAACCTTTTAATCATAAAGAAACCATTAGCTCTACATAAATAATCCTTCACCAGCCAATTGCAGCCTTGAGAATGTTTCTTAGAACACTGAGCAATAACACGAACCTTGTCATttctaacaaactcatatgaaaagccaatttctatagcatacttacgcagcttatccctaaactcaacaaccccaccctcaaacttttggccttcagaatgaatataactctcccaacctttcgtcatataactcttcggtgcctctgccctataacaccccaaataatcattctcctcaagcatggtactagaatcctcacacactgtgttactcaccacactttcactaatagaaggcaaatcagtcacaaacacttcaacaaaatcagaattgtaacgaaccaaattcctaaaaatcattctcatatcaacttcactctctagaaaacatgaagtagaatccggaggaataatgtacctcaacatgaaattgccttgaatcaaatccggaaaacgagagcgtatggaattgcataggtcaacaaacgaccaattatgcaacaatggaactgtcgctgcttcaccagaataaataaacttgacaacatagctagtatccataacaactgcacaagaataaaacaaatcactatccatgtcactactaaggaaatcaacagaatcaacacaaacaagtcactgccaaagtaactgttaatgcctgaacagaagaacaacatcatactcgcaaaataaatgataattcctgaacaaaacagcagtattaaaaatgtaactggccatgtcactgataaaaaaaatcacagtatagaacaaatatagtacagcaatagcacaaaacatcatcaacaattcaacatagcactgagtccgacgaaggagaagaaaacagtaatccaaaacgaacaattcaacaatttaacacaaacaacaaaaatacactgcaaaatccaaaacgaacaaattcacagagagatggcttaccgatcaaatcagagaaaaccagagagaggaagaaatagagagactgtaactaagcactgagtcaacgaagaagaagaacacaataacgtgatcaagacgaacaccgacgaagccagagatccagaaaaagagaaaagagctgaggaagctccaaaaccactttCAGATCGTCGCAGAGGCACAAAGAGAAATCGGAAGCTTCCGACGGAGAGGGCGGCGAAGAAAAAATCTGGGAAAGAGatctccgatcaaatcgaatcggaagctttctgatcaaaggagagagaaaatttgagctccccgattttgaaatggaaggttataaaggtttattaccttaggggcagaatcggaatgataaaaattaaaaactgaccttttttaacatgacctcattattcataaggactaaactaatattaataacaatttaCAATGGACCTTCTTATCAAGTGGAaaactaggtgaccttattatcatttcactatctaaagtgacattttccatcatttcccttttatattatataaaatattttaatttaaaaGAATAATAATTATGGTCGGTGCCCCCCGATTTAacgaaaataataaataaaaatcatagAGCTTGCCCCTAATAGTCTTCAACTCGCTGCCTCTATTCGTCTCCTGAGGAAAGTTGAGCATCGGCTCTTCACTGACTCGCACAAGAGAAGAAACAAAAGGCGAGGAATCCAATTTTAAGGAACATGTTCTACAGAGGGTACGTAACTCTCACTTTCCCTGTTTcaatttctccttctttctttttatgaAAGCCATCATCTTCAGATTTCCCTCCTCTAGGTTATTTCATTCATATCGTCTTTCTCCAATTATGGATTCAATTAATCAATTCTATTTctaattttgtttctttgttcgGATAAGACAATTCCCAATACttgaaattaaatttcttttggaTGGTGTTCTTGTTATTTGGATCAGGATTGAAGAAGGGGGCTTTTAGGATTTTTGAATAAGTACGTTGAGGCCAAATAATTGAATTcaactttgtaattgtttt harbors:
- the LOC133728968 gene encoding uncharacterized protein LOC133728968 codes for the protein MVAQQKLDDVPEDVREAIRQMDAAENAQINKEQEEKQLPPEVVDWEESKVYKFMDQDTKRRVQKYWQNAPSGVYFWDGRQYGAQVSRQDLKDMIMDEPIASNCIECYGILLTDQLLEKESQGLDVPTFMNPLCWNSAENLTVYYVHLYLCEPLFQNLARSNYILFPISHESGFHHTLLIFDKELKNWSHCDSKRPKKSSTGKSFKNVQKMVDMVELWMTAVKEQADDMLEQGCRMKFDEKNSSEEELKMMEVPLIETERESIKWIKNNYKTKMAVTELKDNPQQGEDSLDCGLFVMYTMEKISKKGRIPKKLTKDDILKFRAHVVKSFAESRHSWNSTHEES
- the LOC133734297 gene encoding uncharacterized protein LOC133734297, whose amino-acid sequence is MQFHTLSFSGFDSRQFHVEKSKMMGSKVVKSIVLDKIRANPNKKPIDIADEIKSDYGLDVAYRTVWYGTELAKTALHGDEAESYAQLLWFSKSVMKSNPDSRIVVEFHRETHRFQRMFVSYGAWMKGFQSCRPILFIDATFITNKYKGQIIAASAKDANQGLYPVAYAIVDSENESNWRFFLEVLAEEFAKHPMRRVTFISDRHVGLVSAFPRVFPNNPHGFCFRHLMSNLSDKFPAGSYLKDRIPYLFMCCAYSRTPEMYEFNMEILRSEGGDIVAQFLEDLPKENWCMAYFNGERFGEMTNNLAESFNNWVFPLKSLPILDINDGIRVKSMASIAARKQDAHEWLSELCPVIEKKLKDNLEVGRHWRVSRSDTYVYEVHCQKYNSMVNLETQFCSCGEWQLYGFPCSHALVVIQQHGSSPYLYVNKLYKVDKYRETYSFPINPLPSISKQVHDFGRDAVILQPPLTRRPPGRPRKKSF